One Candidatus Cloacimonadota bacterium genomic region harbors:
- a CDS encoding TdeIII family type II restriction endonuclease: MGLPNEKKEKIEFLLVKTIENKLKRYARESHSMPFLVRLIQDSRKVAAYSFIHSIATSLGMSIYEKVSMILAEDNCIECFRNYDLGSVISKNQKSVIDNIIRELRNNERKPNYENDMQIILNASPKNGKQQKDGKIVDFYMIRDDSEYLFEIKTVKPNIDIFTKTKVKLLEWIARKRKPIRSILALPYNPYFPNPYKRFTNQNLMQEGVDFLVGDEYWNFIAGEKIFEDLLDIFDKVGKKWKEDILAKIEKVAIEKMENF, translated from the coding sequence ATGGGTTTACCGAATGAGAAAAAAGAAAAAATTGAATTTCTATTAGTTAAAACAATCGAAAATAAACTAAAGAGGTATGCAAGAGAATCTCATTCTATGCCTTTTTTGGTTAGATTGATTCAGGACAGCAGAAAAGTTGCAGCCTACTCATTCATCCATTCTATTGCGACAAGTTTAGGAATGTCAATATACGAGAAAGTTTCTATGATATTGGCTGAAGATAATTGTATTGAATGCTTTCGAAATTATGATTTAGGTAGCGTTATTTCAAAAAATCAAAAATCTGTTATCGATAATATTATCCGTGAATTAAGAAATAATGAGAGAAAACCAAATTATGAAAATGATATGCAGATTATCTTAAATGCTTCTCCAAAAAATGGTAAACAACAAAAAGATGGAAAAATTGTAGATTTTTATATGATAAGAGATGATTCTGAATATTTGTTCGAAATAAAAACAGTTAAACCTAATATTGATATTTTTACAAAAACAAAAGTAAAATTATTAGAATGGATTGCAAGAAAGAGAAAACCGATTCGCTCAATTTTAGCATTGCCGTATAATCCTTACTTTCCAAATCCTTATAAAAGATTTACAAATCAGAATCTTATGCAGGAAGGAGTCGATTTTCTCGTTGGAGATGAATACTGGAATTTTATCGCTGGTGAGAAAATATTTGAGGATTTATTAGATATTTTTGATAAAGTTGGCAAGAAGTGGAAAGAAGATATTCTGGCAAAAATTGAAAAAGTTGCGATAGAAAAAATGGAGAATTTTTAA